GTCTCTTTAGAGAACCGCGAGTTCCGTTTACAGGCAATTTTACAAGTCATTCAAGCGGAATATGATTATATTATTATTGATGGGCCGCCCTCTTTAGGGCTGCTCACTATCAATAGTTTAGTCGCCGCTGATGAAATTCTGATTCCGATTCAAAGTGAGTATTATGCCCTTGAAGGTTTAGGGCAGCTGCTACAAACCATTAATTTAATTCAAGAAAATCTCAAGCCGGATTTAAAAATCATGGGGGCGGTGGTGACCATGTTTGATCGTCGGAATAAATTATCCGGTTTAGTTTTGGAAGATTTAAAGAAAAATTTCCCCGGTCGAGTTTTTGACACCGTTATTCCTCGAAGTGTTCGTTTAGCGGAAGCCCCCAGTTTTGGCCGCAGTATCTTACAATATGAGCCACGCGGTCGGGGCGGAAAAGCTTATCAAGATTTAGTGGCGGAAGTAATTTCTTTAGAGACTAAATAATTTAGACAGCCTATGGCCAGCAATTTAGGGAGAGGATTAGAGTCTTTAATCCCCAAAAAAACCCCGCAACATTTACCTAGCTCTGCTTTAAGTGAGGCCGGAGCGCCGCTTTTGGCGCCAACGGGCGAGCAAATCTTAGAGCTTGATCCAGAGCTGATTGCTATTAATCCTTGGCAACCGCGTCAAGAGTTTGCTCCGGGAGCGCTCGATGATCTAATGAATTCTATTAAGGAACATGGCATTATCCAGCCTTTAATTGTCACTAAA
This window of the Candidatus Parcubacteria bacterium genome carries:
- a CDS encoding AAA family ATPase (Derived by automated computational analysis using gene prediction method: Protein Homology. GO_function: GO:0005524 - ATP binding [Evidence IEA]; GO_function: GO:0016887 - ATP hydrolysis activity [Evidence IEA]; GO_process: GO:0007059 - chromosome segregation [Evidence IEA]) is translated as MGKILAVVNQKGGVGKTTTSVNLGAYLAAAGKRVLLVDLDPQANASSGLGLDPDKLEMGIYEALIGAQSIYRVIKRTKQDNFLVAPATVSLAGAGVELVSLENREFRLQAILQVIQAEYDYIIIDGPPSLGLLTINSLVAADEILIPIQSEYYALEGLGQLLQTINLIQENLKPDLKIMGAVVTMFDRRNKLSGLVLEDLKKNFPGRVFDTVIPRSVRLAEAPSFGRSILQYEPRGRGGKAYQDLVAEVISLETK